From Sporosarcina sp. 6E9, a single genomic window includes:
- a CDS encoding TRAP transporter permease: MKNVQEVDAQAILEKYDKENQFRTQIGKWAWVVTFLGVALTIFHLYTGYAGTLPTQKQGAIHLGTALGIIFLLYPAKKAWMNTQKTVPWYDLILAFSAMYVAYHKIIFFDSILQSRISGYSMPDVIISILGVLLVLEATRRTVGLPIVIVASVAILYALYGRLIPTQILSHPGFSIERLAPNLWFQESGVFGTPIQISAKFIYLFLFFGVILVHTPIGKFFNDIAFALTGRYTGGTAKAAVVASALQGTVSGSSVGNTVASGSFTIPMMKKAGFTPEFAGATEASASTGGQIMPPMMGAAAFIMMEYLGVSYATIMLAALVPAILYFTGIFIGTHFEAKRLKIYGMPKDKLPIFKDLMIKNGFMLIPLFVIIGTVMIGYTPQRAALFGILSAFLVAYVRKESRMNIREIVNVLEQGARVALPVIAAVATAGVIAGVVSITGLGSKFAAGVIALSSGHLLLALFFTMIACIVLGMGLPTTANYVVTATIAAPVLINEFAVVPLSAHMFVFYFGIVADITPPVCLAAYAGAGIAKGNPFKTGVTAVKLAIAAFIIPYVFIYNPILVLVDATPLKLLLAVSTAILGMIGVSSAVIGYFARNSRIWERVVLFSGGLMLIVPELKTSAIGFVLLAAIWFIQSKRPDEAKEQLESSAITV, translated from the coding sequence ATGAAAAATGTTCAAGAAGTCGATGCACAAGCAATCCTTGAAAAGTATGATAAGGAAAATCAATTTCGTACTCAAATTGGAAAATGGGCGTGGGTCGTAACATTTCTCGGCGTCGCGTTGACAATCTTTCATTTATACACTGGATATGCAGGAACACTTCCAACGCAAAAACAAGGTGCGATTCATTTAGGTACGGCATTGGGAATTATCTTTCTCCTATATCCAGCAAAAAAAGCCTGGATGAACACACAGAAAACCGTTCCTTGGTATGATTTAATCCTGGCCTTTAGCGCGATGTATGTAGCGTATCATAAAATAATTTTCTTTGATTCTATTTTACAAAGTAGAATCTCAGGATACAGCATGCCCGATGTCATTATCTCAATCCTAGGTGTTCTTCTCGTTCTTGAAGCAACGAGAAGGACCGTCGGGTTACCGATAGTTATCGTAGCAAGCGTAGCCATTTTATACGCTCTCTATGGAAGGTTGATACCCACACAAATTTTATCGCATCCTGGATTTTCTATTGAACGTCTTGCACCAAATCTTTGGTTCCAAGAAAGTGGTGTTTTTGGGACACCCATTCAAATATCGGCAAAGTTTATTTACCTCTTTTTATTTTTCGGCGTTATTTTAGTTCACACCCCGATTGGTAAATTCTTTAATGATATCGCTTTTGCATTAACCGGTCGTTATACCGGTGGAACAGCTAAAGCTGCGGTTGTTGCGAGTGCACTACAAGGAACTGTTTCCGGAAGTTCAGTCGGCAACACAGTTGCATCTGGATCATTTACAATCCCAATGATGAAAAAAGCTGGTTTCACGCCGGAATTCGCGGGTGCTACCGAAGCTTCTGCATCTACGGGCGGACAAATAATGCCGCCGATGATGGGGGCCGCGGCTTTTATCATGATGGAATATTTAGGTGTTTCCTATGCAACAATTATGCTGGCAGCACTTGTTCCTGCCATCCTTTATTTCACGGGTATATTTATCGGGACTCATTTTGAAGCAAAAAGATTAAAAATCTATGGCATGCCAAAAGATAAATTACCGATATTTAAAGATTTGATGATTAAAAACGGCTTTATGCTTATTCCGTTATTCGTAATCATCGGTACAGTAATGATCGGATATACGCCACAACGTGCGGCATTATTCGGGATTTTGTCAGCATTTCTTGTAGCTTATGTACGGAAAGAGTCACGAATGAATATACGAGAAATTGTAAATGTATTAGAACAAGGTGCGAGAGTAGCCCTTCCAGTAATTGCAGCTGTTGCAACTGCGGGAGTTATTGCAGGGGTTGTAAGTATTACTGGGTTAGGTTCGAAATTTGCAGCTGGAGTTATTGCATTATCTAGCGGACATCTTCTTCTAGCGCTGTTCTTCACGATGATTGCATGTATTGTTCTTGGAATGGGTCTGCCAACGACAGCAAATTATGTAGTAACGGCAACGATTGCAGCCCCCGTGCTTATCAATGAGTTTGCGGTTGTGCCTTTATCTGCGCATATGTTTGTTTTCTATTTTGGAATCGTTGCGGACATCACGCCGCCTGTTTGTTTAGCCGCGTATGCGGGAGCTGGGATAGCGAAAGGTAATCCATTTAAAACTGGGGTTACAGCTGTGAAATTAGCGATTGCGGCATTCATTATCCCGTATGTGTTTATCTACAATCCAATTCTGGTGCTGGTGGATGCGACGCCGCTTAAATTATTGCTAGCAGTATCGACCGCTATTTTAGGAATGATAGGCGTGAGTAGTGCTGTTATTGGCTACTTTGCAAGAAATTCAAGGATATGGGAACGAGTTGTTTTATTTAGCGGGGGTCTTATGTTGATAGTTCCTGAATTGAAAACTAGTGCAATTGGATTCGTTTTACTAGCTGCAATTTGGTTTATCCAATCAAAAAGACCAGATGAAGCTAAAGAGCAATTAGAATCGAGTGCCATTACAGTTTAA
- a CDS encoding aspartate aminotransferase family protein — protein MDQSGVLSGREAYIEKTPQSLEFSKSAKKIMPGGVTANIKFFEPYPTIMAKGSGAYLTDIDGNEYVDYLLSYGALMTGHGHPKILKAIQEQITNDGTLLFGTPHHLEVKMGQKIQQLYPGMEKLRYTNSGTEATLLSIRLAYAYTGKYKIAKFEGHYHGGFDQVLLSINPSVNAAGPASNPIAISESKGVDPHHFENTIILPFNDFEATKEILMIEKDEVAAVIIEPIQGGFIPAEKRFMDELRNLTTELGILLIFDEVKTGFRVSLGGAQELYEIKPDITTLGKVVGGGFPFGIVGGKKEIMDISTPSAASDVFDNSQSKASSAQDVLFHSGTYNGHPTILAAGIATIELLENEIQHVFDMTDKLKTGINQLFSTKGIESQTIGLGSIFNLVLTDRKQIRNYRDLQQSNFKLRKEIDYHLLSLGVYTKPLNRYSLSTAHGEKEIDRTLDAYEKTLNRLF, from the coding sequence ATGGATCAAAGCGGAGTGTTATCGGGAAGGGAAGCATATATCGAGAAAACGCCTCAATCACTTGAATTTTCAAAGTCCGCTAAAAAAATTATGCCAGGTGGTGTTACCGCGAATATAAAGTTTTTCGAACCGTATCCGACAATTATGGCAAAAGGATCCGGTGCTTATCTGACCGATATCGACGGTAATGAATATGTAGATTATCTACTTTCCTATGGTGCTTTGATGACTGGCCACGGACATCCGAAAATTTTGAAAGCGATCCAGGAACAAATTACGAATGATGGAACTTTATTGTTCGGTACACCACATCATTTGGAAGTGAAAATGGGGCAGAAAATCCAACAGTTATATCCGGGTATGGAAAAATTACGATACACGAACTCTGGAACTGAAGCTACTTTGCTTTCGATTCGTCTTGCTTATGCATACACTGGTAAATATAAAATAGCAAAATTTGAAGGGCATTATCATGGCGGATTCGATCAAGTATTATTAAGTATTAATCCATCCGTAAATGCAGCGGGACCCGCGAGCAATCCGATAGCAATATCCGAGTCGAAAGGTGTAGATCCTCATCATTTTGAAAATACCATAATTTTGCCTTTTAACGATTTTGAAGCGACTAAGGAAATATTAATGATTGAAAAAGATGAAGTTGCAGCGGTAATTATAGAACCAATTCAAGGCGGTTTCATACCAGCGGAAAAGCGTTTTATGGATGAGTTGCGGAACTTAACAACTGAGTTAGGTATTCTACTAATTTTTGACGAAGTTAAAACGGGTTTCCGCGTTAGTCTAGGAGGGGCCCAGGAACTGTACGAAATTAAACCGGATATCACGACATTGGGAAAAGTGGTTGGTGGCGGTTTTCCATTCGGTATTGTTGGTGGCAAGAAGGAAATCATGGATATTAGCACACCTTCCGCAGCATCGGATGTTTTTGATAATAGTCAGAGTAAAGCCTCAAGCGCTCAAGATGTCTTATTTCATAGCGGAACGTATAATGGCCATCCAACGATACTAGCTGCAGGCATAGCAACCATTGAACTATTGGAAAATGAAATTCAGCATGTTTTTGATATGACAGATAAATTAAAAACAGGAATCAATCAATTATTCTCTACAAAAGGAATTGAATCGCAAACGATTGGTTTGGGATCTATATTCAATTTAGTACTAACAGATAGGAAACAAATTCGAAATTATCGTGATTTACAACAGTCCAATTTTAAATTGCGGAAAGAAATCGATTATCACTTGTTATCACTAGGTGTATACACAAAACCACTTAATCGTTATAGTTTATCGACTGCGCATGGTGAAAAAGAAATTGACCGCACACTAGATGCATATGAAAAGACATTGAATCGATTGTTTTAG
- a CDS encoding TAXI family TRAP transporter solute-binding subunit codes for MKQTKMRALLFLVIGLLVILSACSGGEKKNIAIGPPASETNNVSKLILKAYGIEDADYNKFQEGFGDAADGVQDGNIDVSIGILGLPAGSIESLQASSKDVKMLSLSDEAIKYIEENSGYRRLTIPKDTYDFLTEDVETVTAYAVLMGNTDTIDDELGYQMAKIMVENASENTHDQAKQMTLENALRGAEGLLIHPGAKRYYEEQGLTVDNEVAELTAKEGDRKSEFILGTGSQGGTYYPLGGEMASIWNKHIDGVNVTNTETGASVENLASIRDGHMDLGMAVHVPAGQALNGEADFKDNEVKNAAFIGHIYPEVIQIVTREKTKITSFDDLK; via the coding sequence TTGAAACAGACGAAAATGCGTGCTTTATTATTTCTAGTCATTGGTTTACTTGTTATACTTTCAGCTTGTAGTGGCGGAGAAAAGAAAAATATTGCGATTGGGCCACCAGCGAGTGAAACGAATAACGTATCGAAACTAATCTTAAAAGCTTATGGAATTGAAGATGCCGACTACAATAAATTCCAAGAAGGATTTGGGGATGCGGCGGACGGTGTTCAAGATGGAAATATTGATGTTTCCATTGGGATTCTAGGATTGCCAGCAGGTAGTATCGAAAGTTTGCAAGCTTCTTCGAAAGATGTGAAAATGCTAAGTCTTTCTGATGAAGCAATAAAATATATTGAGGAAAACTCAGGGTATAGAAGATTGACGATTCCAAAGGATACGTATGATTTCTTGACTGAAGATGTTGAAACTGTAACCGCTTACGCAGTTTTAATGGGGAACACAGATACGATTGATGATGAGCTCGGATATCAGATGGCAAAAATTATGGTTGAAAATGCAAGTGAAAACACACATGATCAAGCAAAACAAATGACGCTTGAAAATGCACTTCGCGGTGCTGAAGGCTTATTAATCCATCCAGGCGCTAAAAGATATTATGAAGAACAAGGACTAACTGTCGACAACGAAGTAGCGGAACTTACTGCAAAAGAAGGCGACCGGAAATCTGAATTTATTCTAGGGACAGGAAGCCAGGGCGGAACGTATTATCCGTTAGGCGGCGAAATGGCTAGCATTTGGAATAAACATATCGATGGCGTTAATGTAACGAATACAGAAACAGGTGCTTCAGTAGAAAACTTGGCAAGTATTCGTGATGGTCATATGGACTTAGGAATGGCAGTTCACGTACCTGCTGGTCAAGCATTGAACGGCGAAGCGGATTTCAAGGACAATGAAGTGAAAAATGCAGCATTCATTGGACATATTTATCCGGAGGTCATTCAAATTGTGACAAGAGAAAAAACTAAAATTACAAGCTTTGATGATTTGAAGTAA
- the rlmN gene encoding 23S rRNA (adenine(2503)-C(2))-methyltransferase RlmN — protein MKKSIYGLTPEQLSDWLIAHGQKRFRAEQIWDWLYKKRVTNFSDMKNINKECIEQLEEQFVIQTLEQTVKQESADGTIKFLFRMQDGNLIETVLMKFPYGYSVCVTTQVGCNIGCSFCASGLLKKSRDLVGGEIVEQIMKVQQHLDAKELNERVSHIVVMGIGEPFDNYTNLMDFLRVVNAQKGLGIGARHITVSTSGLAHKIRDFADENLQVNLAVSLHAPNDELRTSIMKINRAFPIDKLMASIDYYLETTNRRITFEYILLNDVNDHVEEAKQLARLLANKRHLSYVNLIPYNPVDEHGQYSRSTPEAIKSFYETLKNAGINCGVRHEQGTDIDAACGQLRSKQIKKTKAI, from the coding sequence ATGAAAAAATCAATTTATGGTTTAACCCCTGAGCAGTTATCCGATTGGTTAATCGCACACGGTCAAAAAAGATTTCGTGCTGAACAAATATGGGACTGGCTCTATAAAAAACGTGTAACTAATTTTAGCGATATGAAAAACATAAATAAAGAATGCATCGAACAATTAGAAGAACAGTTCGTTATACAAACATTGGAACAGACGGTCAAACAGGAGTCTGCCGACGGAACGATTAAGTTTTTATTTAGAATGCAAGATGGTAATTTAATCGAAACGGTTTTGATGAAATTTCCATATGGTTATTCAGTTTGTGTTACAACCCAAGTTGGTTGTAATATCGGGTGCAGTTTTTGTGCGAGTGGGCTGCTTAAAAAGAGCCGCGATTTAGTTGGCGGTGAAATTGTTGAGCAAATTATGAAGGTTCAGCAACACCTTGACGCGAAAGAGTTAAATGAACGTGTCAGTCATATCGTCGTTATGGGCATTGGCGAACCGTTCGATAATTACACGAACTTGATGGATTTCTTGCGCGTTGTTAATGCGCAAAAAGGTCTTGGAATCGGAGCTCGTCATATTACCGTTTCAACAAGTGGACTGGCACATAAAATTAGGGACTTTGCGGATGAAAATCTACAAGTAAATTTGGCTGTTTCATTACATGCACCAAATGATGAGCTTCGTACAAGTATCATGAAAATTAATCGGGCATTCCCGATTGATAAACTTATGGCATCGATTGATTATTACTTGGAAACGACAAATCGTCGCATAACATTCGAATATATTTTATTGAATGATGTTAATGATCATGTTGAAGAAGCGAAACAACTTGCCAGATTGCTTGCGAATAAGCGTCATTTGTCCTATGTGAACTTGATTCCTTATAATCCTGTTGACGAACATGGACAATATAGTCGAAGTACGCCGGAAGCGATTAAATCATTCTATGAAACATTAAAAAATGCAGGAATCAATTGCGGTGTCCGTCACGAGCAAGGAACCGATATCGATGCGGCCTGCGGACAATTAAGAAGTAAACAAATTAAGAAGACAAAAGCTATATAA
- the hisA gene encoding 1-(5-phosphoribosyl)-5-[(5-phosphoribosylamino)methylideneamino]imidazole-4-carboxamide isomerase, translating into MILFPAIDIRNGKCVRLIQGDYDQEIIYGDSPTDMALLWEKQGAEYIHIVDLDGAKTGDSSNRLAIQAIAKAVSIPIQVGGGIRSMEIIDEHIENGVSRIIIGTAAITNRPFLEEAVGKYGDKIAVSIDARNGMVATDGWTETSNTLATDLIKELAEIGVKTVVYTDILKDGMMQGPNFQELKEINDASSIDIIASGGVTTQNDFELLKEMNLYGAIMGKALYEGTVTLDELLGGDKNGE; encoded by the coding sequence GTGATTCTGTTTCCTGCAATTGATATAAGAAATGGCAAGTGTGTTCGACTGATACAAGGTGATTATGATCAAGAAATTATATACGGTGATTCGCCGACTGACATGGCATTGCTATGGGAAAAACAAGGGGCGGAATACATACATATCGTTGACCTTGATGGTGCAAAAACGGGCGATTCCTCAAATCGTCTTGCAATACAAGCGATAGCAAAAGCAGTTTCAATTCCTATTCAAGTGGGTGGCGGAATTCGCTCCATGGAGATTATTGATGAACATATTGAGAATGGTGTCAGTAGAATTATAATTGGGACGGCTGCCATCACAAATCGCCCTTTTTTGGAAGAAGCAGTTGGAAAATATGGCGACAAAATCGCTGTTTCAATCGATGCGCGTAACGGAATGGTCGCTACAGATGGTTGGACTGAAACGAGCAATACACTAGCCACTGACTTAATAAAAGAGTTAGCAGAAATCGGTGTAAAAACAGTCGTTTACACAGATATTTTAAAAGATGGCATGATGCAAGGACCAAATTTTCAGGAATTAAAAGAAATAAATGATGCATCCTCAATCGATATTATCGCTTCAGGTGGTGTTACCACTCAAAATGATTTTGAACTGTTAAAAGAAATGAATCTTTACGGAGCTATAATGGGAAAAGCACTTTATGAAGGCACTGTAACGTTAGACGAGCTTCTGGGAGGAGACAAGAATGGCGAGTAA
- the hisIE gene encoding bifunctional phosphoribosyl-AMP cyclohydrolase/phosphoribosyl-ATP diphosphatase HisIE translates to MTIEIESVSFDEKGLIPTIVQDSQTGKVLMLAYMNEEALTKTIETKETWFFSRSRQELWHKGATSGNRQIVKQLSFDCDSDAVLVQVEPLGPACHTGKKSCFYNTSLEVELSNREIVHEVIAEIKNRRANPIEESYTSYLFREGIDKVLKKVGEESSEVIIGAKNEDKAELTSELADLLYHSLVLMEISDVSLSDIKEELLKRRAQS, encoded by the coding sequence ATGACGATAGAAATTGAATCTGTTTCATTCGATGAAAAAGGGCTCATTCCCACCATCGTACAAGATAGCCAAACCGGAAAGGTCTTAATGCTCGCCTATATGAATGAAGAAGCGTTAACGAAAACGATTGAAACAAAAGAAACGTGGTTCTTTAGTCGATCACGCCAAGAATTATGGCATAAAGGCGCAACTTCTGGTAACCGTCAAATTGTGAAGCAGCTTTCATTTGATTGCGATAGCGACGCCGTACTTGTTCAAGTCGAGCCGTTGGGGCCTGCTTGTCACACTGGCAAGAAATCTTGTTTTTATAACACGAGTTTGGAGGTTGAACTATCAAACCGTGAAATCGTACACGAAGTCATCGCCGAAATTAAAAATCGCCGAGCGAATCCGATAGAAGAATCATACACATCCTATCTTTTCCGAGAAGGTATCGATAAAGTGCTCAAAAAAGTCGGCGAAGAATCAAGCGAGGTAATTATCGGTGCCAAAAATGAAGATAAAGCCGAGTTAACAAGTGAACTTGCTGACTTACTTTACCATTCGCTAGTGTTGATGGAGATTTCAGATGTTAGCCTATCCGATATTAAAGAAGAATTATTGAAAAGAAGAGCTCAATCATAA
- a CDS encoding general stress protein, giving the protein MKTIVENAVQAKEEVEKLEMQGYSRDDIYIFAHYKEREENISDALDTEEVGMKEQGFLDSMKNLVSSRGDELRSKMEAAGLTAEEADDAEKELDHGKLVVIAKKD; this is encoded by the coding sequence ATGAAAACAATCGTAGAAAATGCAGTACAAGCAAAAGAAGAAGTCGAGAAATTGGAGATGCAAGGCTATTCTCGAGATGACATTTATATCTTTGCGCATTATAAGGAAAGAGAAGAAAATATCTCCGATGCATTAGATACCGAAGAAGTTGGCATGAAGGAGCAAGGTTTTCTGGATAGCATGAAAAACTTAGTTTCCTCTCGAGGCGATGAATTGCGTTCTAAAATGGAAGCAGCAGGGTTAACTGCTGAAGAAGCCGACGATGCTGAAAAAGAATTGGATCATGGAAAACTTGTTGTTATTGCCAAAAAAGACTAA
- the hisF gene encoding imidazole glycerol phosphate synthase subunit HisF, whose amino-acid sequence MASKRIIPCLDVDKGKVVKGRKFENIQEVADPIDLARKYVADGADELVFYDITASTDNRPLFLDTIATIAKEVPIPFIVGGGIRTLEDIQHLLDVGTDKVSINSSALDNPQFIKDAANKFGSERVILSMDVKKVGPSKWSVFSKGGRVDTGLDAIEWAVQGEELGAGELVINSIDGDGEKEGYDLELNRTIAQAVKIPIIASGGAGKMEDFEKVLTEGKSDAALAASVFHYNEINIRTLKDFLKTNELGLMDNDDRN is encoded by the coding sequence ATGGCGAGTAAACGTATTATTCCATGTTTAGATGTTGATAAAGGTAAAGTCGTAAAAGGACGGAAGTTTGAAAACATTCAAGAAGTCGCTGATCCAATTGATTTGGCAAGAAAATATGTGGCAGACGGTGCAGATGAACTTGTTTTTTATGATATTACAGCATCAACGGATAATCGGCCTTTATTTTTAGATACGATTGCGACTATCGCGAAAGAAGTTCCCATTCCATTTATCGTCGGCGGCGGTATTCGAACGCTTGAAGATATACAACACTTATTGGACGTTGGAACGGATAAAGTATCGATTAATAGTTCTGCACTAGATAATCCTCAATTTATAAAAGATGCTGCTAACAAGTTTGGCTCTGAACGCGTTATCTTATCGATGGATGTGAAAAAGGTCGGACCTTCGAAATGGTCCGTCTTTAGTAAAGGCGGACGGGTAGATACAGGCCTAGATGCTATTGAGTGGGCCGTTCAAGGTGAAGAGTTAGGTGCAGGTGAACTAGTTATTAACAGTATCGACGGAGACGGCGAGAAGGAAGGCTATGACCTAGAACTGAATCGAACCATCGCTCAAGCGGTAAAGATTCCCATTATAGCAAGTGGCGGAGCAGGGAAGATGGAAGACTTTGAGAAAGTCTTAACAGAAGGAAAATCCGATGCGGCGTTGGCAGCCTCTGTTTTTCACTATAATGAAATCAATATCCGAACACTAAAAGACTTTTTGAAAACTAATGAGTTAGGACTGATGGACAATGACGATAGAAATTGA
- a CDS encoding penicillin-binding transpeptidase domain-containing protein produces MKKRVIIFLTFILLLSACTKKEKEVTPMDRLGEYVDLWSKAEFTKMYDEFIEERSKEAFGREQFIDRTELLYKDLGIKDVVIEFDKPDVVDEDEIYNKEENYTYPVQIKMETIAGPIEFEKDVVLKSEVREEKDNWYIEWDPSFILPDLMKQDKVGVSTIHANRGEIFDRNDKAIAVNGSGIEVGVVPGQFDVDADTKKLASILGTTPEFIDKQLNQSWVKPDLFVPIKNLAFTQEAIFDEAKQITGVGSKKADLREYPYSHALSHLIGYIGRINADELEKLAEDGYVDTDLVGKRGLEQLLEKRLRGEDGVRIYIKKTDHDAEITIAEKSAVDGENIKLTIDADLQKATFEAMNHEPGTATVIDPKTGETLVLASSPAFDPNEFAIGVSGSRYNELTENPDEPLLNRFAASYAPGSAIKPVTAAIGLTAGTLNPKKGHTINDNKWQKDSSWGNFKVSRLYSPPNPVDLQKALVYSDNIYFAMEALALGRDKFVEGFTKFGFEEEIPFSYPLRKSQISNDGKIASEGQLADTSFGQGQMLMNIVHLASSYGPIINDGKMVKPILFEDEQKGQVWKEGLISPENAAILRKDLREVVVSGSAKDANIPAIKISGKTGTAELKSSQSESGKENGFFVAYPTEDMSYIIAMMIEGVEDQGGSNHVVKKVANVMSK; encoded by the coding sequence ATGAAGAAACGTGTAATTATTTTCCTGACATTCATTTTACTTTTATCGGCATGCACGAAAAAAGAAAAAGAAGTTACGCCGATGGATAGATTAGGCGAGTATGTCGATTTATGGAGTAAAGCTGAATTTACTAAAATGTACGATGAATTTATTGAAGAACGTTCAAAAGAAGCTTTTGGCAGGGAGCAGTTCATTGACCGGACTGAATTACTATATAAGGATTTGGGGATTAAAGACGTCGTCATCGAATTTGATAAGCCAGATGTCGTAGACGAAGATGAAATTTATAATAAAGAAGAAAATTATACGTACCCTGTTCAGATTAAAATGGAAACAATCGCTGGTCCCATTGAATTTGAAAAGGATGTCGTATTAAAAAGTGAAGTGCGTGAAGAAAAAGATAACTGGTACATAGAATGGGATCCATCATTCATATTGCCTGACTTAATGAAACAGGATAAGGTAGGTGTTTCGACAATACATGCAAATCGTGGAGAGATTTTCGATCGAAATGATAAGGCAATCGCAGTAAATGGCTCAGGTATTGAAGTTGGAGTAGTTCCTGGACAATTTGATGTAGATGCGGATACGAAAAAATTAGCAAGTATTCTAGGAACAACACCAGAATTTATCGATAAACAATTGAACCAAAGTTGGGTTAAACCGGATCTATTCGTTCCGATAAAGAATTTAGCTTTCACACAAGAAGCAATTTTCGATGAAGCAAAACAAATAACCGGTGTAGGATCAAAAAAAGCGGACCTTAGAGAGTATCCATATAGTCATGCACTTTCTCATTTAATCGGCTATATTGGTCGGATTAATGCGGATGAATTAGAAAAGCTTGCGGAGGACGGTTATGTGGATACAGACCTTGTCGGTAAGCGCGGATTAGAACAACTGCTCGAGAAACGACTTCGGGGGGAAGACGGTGTTCGAATTTATATTAAAAAAACGGATCATGATGCTGAAATTACAATTGCCGAAAAGTCTGCAGTAGACGGAGAAAATATTAAATTAACTATCGATGCTGATCTACAAAAGGCTACGTTTGAAGCAATGAATCATGAACCGGGAACTGCTACAGTTATTGATCCGAAAACAGGTGAAACGCTCGTTTTAGCAAGTTCACCAGCATTCGACCCCAATGAATTTGCTATCGGGGTTAGTGGTTCGCGCTATAATGAATTGACTGAGAATCCTGATGAGCCTCTCTTAAATAGATTTGCGGCATCGTATGCACCGGGTTCAGCGATTAAACCAGTAACAGCAGCAATTGGTTTAACTGCAGGAACGCTGAACCCTAAGAAAGGTCATACAATAAACGATAATAAATGGCAAAAGGATAGTTCATGGGGAAATTTCAAAGTATCACGATTATATAGCCCTCCAAATCCAGTTGATTTACAAAAAGCGCTCGTTTACTCGGATAATATCTATTTTGCGATGGAAGCATTGGCTTTGGGAAGGGACAAATTTGTTGAAGGGTTCACTAAGTTTGGTTTTGAAGAGGAAATTCCTTTTAGTTATCCACTTCGAAAGTCGCAAATCTCAAATGATGGTAAGATTGCATCAGAAGGACAACTTGCAGATACATCATTTGGACAAGGTCAAATGTTAATGAATATCGTTCATTTGGCTTCAAGTTATGGACCGATTATTAATGATGGAAAAATGGTTAAACCGATATTATTTGAAGATGAACAAAAAGGTCAAGTGTGGAAAGAGGGGCTCATTTCTCCTGAAAATGCGGCAATTCTCCGGAAAGATTTACGGGAAGTCGTCGTTAGCGGTTCTGCGAAAGATGCAAATATCCCAGCGATTAAAATTTCAGGGAAGACAGGAACGGCAGAACTAAAATCATCACAAAGCGAATCAGGGAAAGAAAATGGTTTCTTTGTCGCTTATCCCACAGAGGACATGTCATACATTATAGCAATGATGATTGAAGGTGTAGAAGATCAGGGTGGCAGTAATCATGTTGTAAAAAAAGTTGCCAATGTGATGTCAAAATAA